Within the Butyrivibrio sp. AE3004 genome, the region ATTGAAGACTACGGAAAAGCCCTTACTGAGGTTGTTGAGGGTAGCAGTCTTATATTAGGTGCCGGTCTTTGGTTTGAGCCCAATGCCTTTGACAAGGAATCACAGTATTATGGTCCCTATTGGTACAAGAACACCGACTCCAACGGAGATTGGGATGGTAAGGATCTTATCCTCACATGGGATTATTCCAATGCTGAATATGATTATTTTTCACAGGAATACTATACAAATGCAAAGAGTCTTCCTAATGCAACAATAACCGATCCTTACTACGATGCATCAAGCGGAATGGTTATGGCATCCTGCTCAGCTCCAATCAAGACAATAGAGGGACAGTTCCTTGGATGTATTACTGTAGACATTATGCTTACCTCCATAAAAGATCAGATTGGTTCTATAAAGGTTGGAAATACAGGAACCCTTTTCCTCATTGACGGTAACAGTAATTATATATATCATCCCGCATATCCCGATGCTTGTAAGGACCAGATGAATCTTTCTGATTCTACTGAACTTAACGATTATATTTCAAAGATCAAATCTGACGATATTGGCGAAGGCGAATTTAAATTTGAAGGCAGCACAAGACTTCTATATTGGGATAAAGTTCCGAATATGACCTGGAAGGTTGGTCTTACAATATCCCAGGATGAAATTCTTAAAGAAGTAAACACTCTTATGCTTACCTCAATCATCGTTTGCCTGGTTGCTATGATTCTTACCACCGCAGTAATTATCTACCAGGCTACAGGAATTGCAAGTGCGGTAGCGGTTGTTGCTAATTCTCTTTCTCACCTTAGAGAAGGTGAATTTGTAAAAATTACAGGTGCAAAAAAGAGAACCGACGAAATCGGTCTTATGACAGAAGCTACGAACGACGTAATCAACAAGCTGGATGAAATTGTTTCACATATCAAGGAATCAGCAATGTCTGTCGGGTCCTCTTCAGAGGAACTGTCCGATATGGCTAATCAGATTTCGCAGACAGCAGAGGATGTATCAAATGCCGTACAGGAAATTGCTTCCGGTGCAACACAGCAGGCAGACGAAATCCAGAGTGCGTCCGAAAACGTTGGACGTATCGGTGATGCTGTTAATGACGTTCAGGATTCAACCGGCACTCTTTCAACCACAGCCGGAAAGATGAAGGAAGCATCAGAGGTATCAAGCAGATCACTTGCTTCTCTCCAGGATTCCTCTATGGAGATGACAGCTAAGATAGATGAGATTTCCAGAACTATCCAGGCAACACAGGAAGCTGTTACAAATATCGGAAGTAAGGTTGAAGGAATTACTTCTATTGCTACTCAGACCAATCTCCTTTCACTCAATGCATCCATTGAGGCAGCAAGAGCAGGTGAAGCAGGTAAGGGCTTTGCAGTCGTAGCTGAAGAGATTGGACAGCTGGCTGAAAATTCCAAACAGCTTGCAGATGATATCAGAGTGGAGATGGATTCACTTCTTAATCAGGCAAAAGCAGCTGTTGATGCTGCAGAAGATGTCCGTCAGGGCAATATCGACCAGCAGACAGCTCTTGGCGATACTCTTGCAGCTGTTAACGGAATGCTTGAGGATATCGGAAGTACAGTTGGCGGAGTACAGCTTATAAGCCGTGGTGCTGACACTTGTGAAAGCTCCAAGAACGCTGTT harbors:
- a CDS encoding methyl-accepting chemotaxis protein; the encoded protein is MAKSNKENRLQLEGMSLKMKLIVTIVPIVAILLILLTVITTVVSRNIILQRSDSEMEATLGEHTYYISSELEAIRAQADTVARMVGGTYESASIEDYGKALTEVVEGSSLILGAGLWFEPNAFDKESQYYGPYWYKNTDSNGDWDGKDLILTWDYSNAEYDYFSQEYYTNAKSLPNATITDPYYDASSGMVMASCSAPIKTIEGQFLGCITVDIMLTSIKDQIGSIKVGNTGTLFLIDGNSNYIYHPAYPDACKDQMNLSDSTELNDYISKIKSDDIGEGEFKFEGSTRLLYWDKVPNMTWKVGLTISQDEILKEVNTLMLTSIIVCLVAMILTTAVIIYQATGIASAVAVVANSLSHLREGEFVKITGAKKRTDEIGLMTEATNDVINKLDEIVSHIKESAMSVGSSSEELSDMANQISQTAEDVSNAVQEIASGATQQADEIQSASENVGRIGDAVNDVQDSTGTLSTTAGKMKEASEVSSRSLASLQDSSMEMTAKIDEISRTIQATQEAVTNIGSKVEGITSIATQTNLLSLNASIEAARAGEAGKGFAVVAEEIGQLAENSKQLADDIRVEMDSLLNQAKAAVDAAEDVRQGNIDQQTALGDTLAAVNGMLEDIGSTVGGVQLISRGADTCESSKNAVVDTMSALSAISEENAASSQETGASMQELSATVTTLAGSASNLKDIAEKLNEEMQFFKS